The following are from one region of the Leptospiraceae bacterium genome:
- a CDS encoding STAS domain-containing protein yields the protein MLKHTNKGDILVVYLEGRLDVSVANEVEEGLAEIIDNGGHKKVLLNMEGIEYMSSSGFRACISTLRKLNSKEGVLKMCNIKPAVKRIFDVIELTSLFDIYPTEADALADFK from the coding sequence TTGCTTAAACATACAAATAAAGGCGATATACTAGTAGTTTATCTGGAAGGCCGTTTAGACGTTTCTGTCGCAAACGAAGTAGAAGAAGGCCTTGCTGAGATCATAGACAATGGTGGACACAAGAAAGTCCTTTTGAATATGGAAGGAATTGAATACATGTCTTCTTCTGGCTTTAGAGCCTGCATTTCTACTCTTCGAAAGTTAAATTCGAAAGAGGGAGTCTTAAAAATGTGTAATATCAAACCTGCTGTAAAGCGTATCTTTGATGTCATAGAGCTTACATCCTTATTTGATATCTATCCAACAGAAGCAGATGCACTTGCTGATTTTAAATAA
- the trpC gene encoding indole-3-glycerol phosphate synthase TrpC, giving the protein MDTLRPKYSLLESLKSSSDSIIAECKKASPSMGIIRADYDPVSIARIYEACGARAISVLTDENFFQGSLSDLQRVSSAVKLPVIRKDFIIHEKQIREAARFGASAVLLIVRILKPNRLKDLLDFAYSIGLEVLVEIHNKKEADIAANIGAPIIGINTRDLDTFQIHQNLIEEVTPNLPEGTLVVGESGIKNKGDYQSMKKYVQSVLIGTYFMQKQDIAKAYKEN; this is encoded by the coding sequence ATGGACACTCTACGTCCTAAATATTCCCTTCTTGAATCTCTCAAGTCCAGTTCTGATTCGATTATTGCTGAATGCAAAAAAGCCAGTCCTTCTATGGGAATTATTCGTGCTGACTATGATCCCGTTTCCATTGCGCGTATTTACGAAGCTTGTGGTGCTCGCGCCATATCTGTATTAACCGATGAGAATTTTTTCCAAGGAAGTCTCAGTGATTTACAAAGAGTAAGCTCTGCTGTAAAGCTTCCTGTGATTCGAAAGGATTTTATTATTCACGAGAAGCAAATCAGAGAAGCAGCCCGCTTTGGTGCTTCGGCTGTATTACTTATCGTTCGAATTTTAAAACCAAATCGATTAAAGGACTTATTAGATTTCGCTTATTCGATCGGGCTTGAAGTCCTTGTAGAAATTCATAATAAAAAAGAAGCAGATATTGCTGCTAATATCGGCGCTCCCATCATCGGGATTAATACCCGCGATCTAGATACATTTCAGATTCACCAAAACCTGATAGAAGAGGTTACTCCTAATTTGCCTGAGGGAACTCTTGTAGTAGGCGAGTCGGGCATTAAAAACAAAGGCGATTATCAAAGCATGAAAAAATACGTTCAATCCGTTTTAATCGGAACTTATTTCATGCAAAAGCAAGATATTGCGAAAGCTTATAAAGAGAATTAA
- a CDS encoding GerMN domain-containing protein, which yields MSQEFQSNSSKSFLYYLSFILIGLILIDKSLHRKPFKPNAVKTQSSINHVTNFDITDDTSIPSFAEGQEKENSSSEVPMIRAENNLNGLSEFASEETETLQGIYFLKFYQTGNKNYSKLVKVQRKLKGSLKKRIKSALKELRKGPNYDEQDKGVLSVLPQDFQYSKKMKLADGILHISLDSNFQQNAGKELMQDRLDQLSHTLFEFKEVKGIKVYIDGKETHSMGKDNLKIPSVLARSSFRKVIFL from the coding sequence GTGTCACAAGAATTTCAGTCCAACTCTTCAAAATCTTTTTTATACTATCTATCTTTTATTTTAATTGGATTGATATTAATCGACAAGAGTCTTCATCGTAAACCATTCAAGCCAAATGCAGTAAAAACGCAATCTTCCATCAATCATGTTACTAATTTTGACATAACTGACGACACAAGCATTCCCTCATTTGCAGAAGGACAAGAAAAAGAAAACTCTTCTTCTGAAGTTCCTATGATTCGCGCAGAAAATAATCTGAATGGACTTTCAGAATTTGCCTCAGAAGAAACAGAGACATTACAGGGAATTTATTTTTTAAAATTCTACCAAACTGGAAATAAGAATTATTCAAAACTAGTCAAAGTCCAAAGAAAATTAAAAGGAAGCTTAAAGAAAAGAATTAAGTCTGCTCTAAAAGAACTACGAAAAGGTCCTAACTACGACGAGCAAGACAAAGGTGTTTTAAGTGTTCTACCGCAAGATTTTCAATATTCAAAGAAAATGAAATTGGCTGATGGAATTTTACATATTTCTCTAGATAGTAATTTTCAACAAAATGCTGGTAAAGAACTGATGCAAGATAGACTCGATCAACTCAGTCACACACTTTTTGAATTCAAAGAAGTAAAAGGAATCAAAGTCTACATTGACGGAAAAGAAACCCACTCCATGGGCAAAGACAATCTAAAAATTCCATCTGTGTTAGCACGAAGTAGTTTTAGAAAAGTAATTTTTCTTTAA
- a CDS encoding Cache 3/Cache 2 fusion domain-containing protein, which yields MSKFKLSVRFSIVTFSTIGVLLFGGLVSFVSYIGSKNSVKFLVDSLMDKATEHVIDKTLHYLDAAVLNMHMNENFIEHGIVKIKKVKQLEKYFQGIIQTNPQFLSMFYGDEFGNFIMAKEMPDHSFSIQRIIRKGKKTKIVWEHQKEEWYEKEQFANKVLPAEEAYNPKTRPWYTEAIASKDHAWTEVYVFFNDRKPGITCSRAVYDKSGKFIGAIGIDISISELSEFLNTLTIGENGKAFLLNSKNQVVAIPSGKKDELEKIMKEEIAADGKKTLQLITADKMDNPLIAGSFNYYQTQKDIQQKEGIDFLEYTYKGIDYIAKYTSFRKDDIEWKIGIVVPENDFMYIVHRNNKYILLMSLILVAVAVAFEFQFSQKLSKPLSLLSDEMKKIQQFDLTSDTEVSSFLYEVDNMAQSFTKMRTGLRSFKKYVPDGLVRELISLNKEAILEGERRSMTIYFSDIAGFTSISEKLSPEELVEQLSQYLGSASKIITDHHGTLDKYIGDAIMAFWGAPTPIEDHALQACLSAIEHKRVLRLANQELERMGKMPFADRIGIHTGEVIVGNMGSENRLNYTVIGDSVNLASRLESINKYYGTEIIISEPTYAIVKDFVEVRVLDLVAVKGKHNAIEIYELVCEKEEASLEVQKFNSLFNEAVNQYRNRNFQDALKIFQETLRIKSSDLASRVYIDRCENYLRNPPDENWNGVYESKNK from the coding sequence ATGTCAAAGTTTAAGTTAAGCGTTCGTTTCAGTATAGTCACTTTTTCAACCATCGGAGTTCTTTTATTTGGAGGATTAGTAAGCTTTGTATCTTACATTGGTAGTAAAAATTCCGTTAAATTCCTTGTAGATAGTTTGATGGACAAGGCGACAGAGCACGTGATTGATAAGACATTGCATTACTTGGATGCAGCAGTTTTAAACATGCATATGAACGAAAATTTTATAGAGCATGGAATTGTAAAAATCAAAAAAGTAAAGCAGTTAGAGAAATACTTCCAAGGAATTATTCAAACGAATCCGCAATTCTTAAGCATGTTTTATGGAGATGAGTTTGGGAATTTCATAATGGCAAAAGAAATGCCAGACCATAGCTTTAGCATACAAAGGATTATCCGCAAGGGAAAAAAAACAAAGATAGTCTGGGAGCATCAAAAAGAAGAATGGTATGAAAAAGAACAATTCGCAAATAAAGTTTTACCCGCAGAAGAAGCCTACAATCCTAAGACGCGTCCCTGGTATACAGAAGCAATCGCTTCAAAGGATCATGCATGGACAGAAGTCTATGTGTTCTTCAATGATCGCAAACCCGGCATTACCTGTAGCCGTGCCGTTTATGATAAGTCTGGAAAATTCATTGGCGCAATTGGAATTGATATTAGCATTTCAGAGCTGTCTGAATTTTTAAACACATTGACAATTGGTGAAAACGGAAAAGCGTTTTTACTCAATTCAAAGAACCAAGTCGTTGCAATTCCGTCCGGTAAGAAAGATGAGCTAGAAAAAATAATGAAAGAAGAAATCGCTGCCGATGGGAAAAAAACTCTTCAACTCATTACTGCGGATAAGATGGATAACCCACTGATTGCAGGCTCTTTCAATTATTATCAAACCCAAAAAGATATTCAACAAAAAGAAGGAATCGATTTCTTAGAATATACTTACAAAGGGATCGATTATATTGCGAAATATACTTCGTTTCGAAAAGATGATATTGAATGGAAAATTGGAATCGTTGTTCCCGAAAATGATTTCATGTATATTGTGCATCGAAACAATAAATACATATTACTCATGTCCTTAATTTTAGTTGCTGTAGCAGTTGCCTTTGAATTTCAATTTTCCCAAAAGCTGTCTAAGCCTTTGTCTCTTCTTTCAGATGAAATGAAAAAAATTCAGCAATTCGATTTAACGTCAGATACAGAGGTTAGCTCCTTTTTATATGAAGTAGATAATATGGCTCAGTCGTTTACAAAGATGCGCACGGGTCTTCGCTCTTTTAAAAAATACGTTCCCGATGGACTTGTTCGTGAATTGATTTCTCTCAACAAAGAAGCGATTCTAGAAGGAGAGCGTAGATCTATGACAATCTATTTTTCTGATATAGCAGGCTTTACTTCTATTTCCGAGAAGTTAAGTCCAGAAGAGTTAGTTGAGCAACTCAGTCAATATCTAGGCAGTGCAAGTAAGATTATCACAGATCACCACGGGACATTAGATAAATACATTGGAGATGCTATCATGGCGTTCTGGGGAGCACCTACTCCGATTGAAGACCATGCACTACAAGCCTGCCTTTCTGCTATCGAGCATAAAAGAGTATTAAGATTGGCAAATCAAGAATTAGAGCGCATGGGCAAAATGCCGTTTGCCGACAGAATTGGAATTCACACCGGAGAAGTAATCGTTGGAAATATGGGCTCCGAGAATAGATTAAACTACACTGTCATTGGCGACAGTGTAAATCTTGCGAGCAGACTTGAAAGTATCAACAAATACTATGGGACAGAAATCATTATCAGTGAACCGACATACGCAATCGTAAAAGATTTTGTAGAAGTAAGAGTTCTTGATTTAGTTGCAGTGAAAGGAAAACACAACGCGATTGAAATTTATGAATTAGTTTGTGAGAAAGAAGAAGCAAGTCTTGAAGTGCAAAAATTTAATTCCTTGTTTAATGAGGCAGTGAATCAATACAGAAATAGAAATTTTCAAGATGCATTAAAAATATTTCAAGAAACTTTGCGAATCAAATCATCTGACCTAGCATCTAGAGTTTATATTGATCGCTGTGAGAATTATCTCCGTAATCCGCCAGATGAAAATTGGAATGGAGTATATGAATCAAAGAACAAATAA
- a CDS encoding tetratricopeptide repeat protein, giving the protein MKKLTILLILFVSYSVFSVSREDKIVYAFRDTGTGNYSKMIVIGETVSIDKASMIDDNTKIDKDLMQIGVDLRPDMLTVKVLHNPGIRVGQTLYLIEKNPDHISYKDGNVVGQIKVVSIFNTSFFGQQLRGEGYLRLIESKVMTVAMPIESESLEDAIVLKKQGDYFVAKGDVANAISFYKRSIKMDKNYPEPHYALGKIHTTSGEGYVSAGYEYKIAWNNRDKFVDQHEKHLFFQDYMKFLLNRFETEAYKNTNLTTDLDTCLEVSKEALRMSPSNYDTFYSVSYSYFLYFLKMRDSQPKIDTEEKMAVERVELRKKQEEYLGKAQENMEKALKIRHQDYKIQTLAISLYFEKLRDIPNPETHLTERNDLKSKIEFHGKQYLIYKPKSKKMDKLIKDIIEVAKGL; this is encoded by the coding sequence ATGAAAAAACTAACCATCCTTTTAATCCTTTTTGTTTCCTATTCCGTGTTTTCTGTTAGTCGAGAAGACAAGATTGTCTATGCATTTAGAGATACCGGCACCGGCAATTATTCTAAGATGATCGTAATCGGAGAGACTGTTAGTATAGACAAAGCGTCCATGATTGATGACAATACTAAGATCGACAAAGACCTAATGCAAATCGGTGTGGATCTTAGACCAGATATGCTGACTGTAAAAGTGTTGCACAATCCGGGAATTCGTGTAGGACAAACTCTTTATTTAATAGAAAAAAATCCGGATCATATTTCCTATAAAGATGGGAACGTTGTTGGTCAAATCAAAGTCGTTTCCATTTTTAATACTTCCTTCTTCGGTCAACAACTCAGAGGAGAAGGCTATTTACGATTAATCGAAAGTAAGGTTATGACCGTCGCCATGCCTATCGAATCAGAAAGCTTAGAAGACGCTATCGTTCTAAAAAAGCAAGGCGATTATTTTGTTGCAAAGGGAGATGTTGCCAATGCAATTTCTTTTTATAAAAGATCAATCAAGATGGATAAGAATTATCCTGAACCCCACTACGCTCTAGGCAAGATTCACACAACAAGCGGTGAAGGATATGTATCCGCTGGCTACGAATACAAAATCGCATGGAACAATCGAGACAAGTTCGTCGATCAACATGAGAAACATCTATTCTTTCAAGACTATATGAAATTTCTACTGAATCGATTTGAAACAGAGGCTTATAAGAATACAAACCTGACTACAGACTTAGACACTTGTTTAGAAGTATCTAAAGAAGCTTTAAGAATGAGTCCATCTAATTACGATACCTTCTATTCAGTTTCCTATTCCTATTTTCTTTACTTTCTAAAGATGAGAGACTCTCAGCCAAAGATAGATACAGAAGAAAAGATGGCAGTCGAGAGAGTCGAGCTTCGCAAAAAGCAAGAGGAATATCTTGGTAAGGCGCAAGAGAATATGGAAAAGGCATTAAAGATTCGTCATCAAGACTATAAGATTCAGACCTTAGCCATATCCCTCTACTTTGAAAAGCTAAGAGATATACCGAATCCAGAAACACATCTCACAGAGAGAAATGATTTAAAGTCTAAAATTGAATTTCACGGCAAACAATACTTAATCTATAAACCAAAATCCAAGAAGATGGACAAACTAATCAAAGATATAATAGAAGTAGCTAAGGGGCTTTAG
- a CDS encoding hemerythrin family protein produces the protein METIVWDEKLLSVGVRQFDEEHKELIKYLNNLNDAVKSQSSHLVMEEILLKIINYTHYHFSNEEKNMIHYKYPEYETHKQEHESLIEQVNDFYKRLKSGKSSFSLELLRFLYDWLIKHILGTDMRYKDFFLKAGITV, from the coding sequence ATGGAAACAATCGTATGGGATGAAAAGCTATTAAGTGTTGGAGTAAGGCAATTTGATGAGGAACACAAAGAACTAATCAAATACTTAAACAACCTAAATGACGCAGTGAAATCGCAATCTAGCCATCTAGTCATGGAAGAAATTCTACTTAAAATAATTAATTACACCCATTACCACTTCAGTAATGAAGAAAAAAATATGATTCATTATAAGTATCCAGAATATGAAACACATAAGCAAGAGCACGAATCTCTGATTGAACAAGTCAATGATTTTTACAAACGCCTAAAGAGTGGAAAGAGTTCGTTTTCTCTTGAACTACTCCGTTTTTTATATGATTGGCTAATTAAACATATCCTTGGCACAGATATGAGATACAAAGATTTCTTCCTAAAAGCAGGAATCACTGTATAA
- a CDS encoding alpha/beta hydrolase, translating into MRINFFVFTQSIALLFGCASLPNATTESINNRQVEFALTQHYSIPVVFENGLGGRMEWWGKVLPEITKDTTTFVYNRPGYGNSDVAATPRDGTQIVDELRGLLRSKSMNPPYILVGHSLGGLYMQLFARKYPEEVSALILVDSTHPKQLEGEGALEKQPFWVRAILKASLTDSAKEELHLLTKTGEQVLSLPTIKNKPVFVLSASQPVQEKSKLADDANEKRKDIARLYPGSKQIWVDSGHAVPLEKPESIVLAIREAQRLK; encoded by the coding sequence GTGCGAATTAATTTCTTTGTTTTTACTCAGTCTATTGCGCTTCTCTTTGGTTGCGCATCCTTACCCAATGCAACCACGGAAAGTATCAACAATAGACAAGTCGAATTTGCTTTGACTCAGCATTACTCTATTCCAGTTGTCTTTGAAAACGGACTTGGCGGAAGAATGGAATGGTGGGGAAAAGTATTACCAGAAATTACAAAAGACACCACTACATTCGTTTACAATCGCCCCGGTTATGGAAATAGCGATGTAGCAGCAACACCCCGTGATGGCACTCAAATAGTCGATGAGTTGAGAGGATTGCTTCGAAGTAAAAGTATGAACCCTCCATACATTCTAGTAGGACACTCGCTAGGTGGACTCTATATGCAACTTTTTGCTAGAAAATATCCCGAAGAGGTAAGCGCACTTATACTCGTTGACTCAACTCATCCAAAGCAGTTGGAAGGAGAAGGTGCTCTTGAAAAACAGCCCTTCTGGGTTAGAGCAATCCTGAAGGCTTCGTTGACAGATTCAGCCAAAGAAGAACTCCATTTACTTACTAAAACAGGGGAACAGGTTCTTAGCCTTCCAACCATAAAAAACAAACCTGTGTTTGTTCTCAGTGCTTCTCAACCAGTGCAAGAAAAATCCAAGCTAGCAGATGATGCAAATGAAAAACGAAAAGATATAGCCAGACTTTATCCTGGCTCTAAACAGATTTGGGTAGATAGTGGTCATGCAGTCCCATTGGAAAAGCCTGAATCAATTGTCCTAGCTATCCGCGAGGCTCAAAGGTTAAAGTAA
- a CDS encoding alpha/beta hydrolase, which produces MIEGLTKVKEVSVGKYTFTYQEHNDGGDRILLFLHGWCSFQYFWNFIIEEFYPYGTCVTFDLLGHYPATVPDTFSEFTQDSLFKLQKEAIAKAFSGKKVTIIGHSAGGFVGIGIAALFPEIVEKVIAICPPVTGPMKGLLYPAKLANDFKLDFINYSTLEVVKFFPTLIETWYSKGSGNPSTFMEIPGVREFVRSCHPHYKNLNTRTMNVFLKSLDRMDLLPLVDVYEVPTLLLSGKKDELILPEQTVALLERNDNFQVSWYEESGHIPMMEEKEKFIKDVEDFLSA; this is translated from the coding sequence ATGATTGAAGGTTTAACGAAAGTCAAAGAAGTTTCAGTAGGCAAATATACTTTTACTTACCAGGAACACAATGATGGCGGGGATAGAATTCTTTTATTCTTGCATGGATGGTGTTCTTTCCAATACTTTTGGAATTTCATCATAGAAGAATTTTACCCTTATGGAACCTGTGTTACCTTCGATTTACTAGGTCATTATCCGGCGACCGTTCCTGATACATTCTCAGAATTTACACAGGATTCTCTTTTTAAGCTTCAAAAAGAAGCGATCGCAAAAGCTTTTAGCGGAAAGAAAGTAACAATCATAGGTCACTCCGCCGGTGGTTTTGTAGGAATTGGAATAGCCGCTTTGTTTCCAGAAATAGTGGAGAAGGTTATCGCAATCTGTCCTCCAGTTACAGGTCCTATGAAAGGATTACTCTATCCGGCAAAGCTTGCAAATGACTTTAAGCTAGATTTTATTAACTATTCTACTTTGGAAGTAGTAAAGTTTTTTCCTACACTAATTGAAACTTGGTATAGCAAAGGAAGCGGGAATCCTTCTACTTTTATGGAAATTCCAGGAGTAAGAGAATTCGTTCGAAGCTGTCATCCTCATTATAAGAATTTAAACACAAGGACAATGAATGTTTTTTTGAAATCACTCGATAGAATGGACTTATTACCCCTTGTAGATGTTTACGAAGTTCCTACCCTACTCCTTTCCGGAAAAAAAGATGAACTCATATTACCTGAACAAACCGTTGCCCTCTTAGAAAGAAATGATAATTTCCAAGTCTCCTGGTATGAAGAATCCGGTCATATCCCTATGATGGAAGAAAAAGAAAAGTTTATCAAAGATGTAGAAGATTTTTTAAGTGCCTAA
- a CDS encoding histidine kinase, with protein MENTPENLPDKVRTMVASREKISLKSSKINARLEKYVLLIITEILIKLGQERYTEMIYTIVKELAINAVKANQKRIFFEDIGLDIFDEAQYAEGIVKFKQSFSDSMSDLYGTKCQEKGVNVQINFFYKTAGMYVEVTNNTPVIKLEETRMREKMKKAMEYNDIAEFYMDNMDNTEGAGLGIALIMILMKNEQLDPNLFRIVTKPTETIARIEIPFNSDYVSFRNKGA; from the coding sequence ATGGAAAACACTCCAGAAAATCTGCCTGATAAAGTCAGGACAATGGTTGCCTCTAGAGAAAAAATTTCTTTAAAGTCTTCTAAAATCAATGCTAGGCTTGAGAAATATGTGCTTCTCATCATTACCGAAATCTTGATTAAGCTTGGACAAGAGCGATACACAGAGATGATCTATACGATTGTAAAAGAGCTTGCCATCAATGCAGTAAAAGCCAATCAAAAGAGAATTTTTTTTGAAGACATCGGGCTTGATATATTTGATGAAGCACAGTATGCCGAAGGCATTGTAAAGTTTAAACAGAGCTTTTCCGATAGCATGTCTGATCTTTATGGTACAAAGTGTCAGGAGAAAGGTGTCAATGTTCAGATTAATTTTTTCTACAAGACTGCCGGCATGTATGTGGAAGTAACAAACAATACACCTGTAATTAAACTAGAAGAGACTCGAATGCGCGAGAAGATGAAAAAAGCAATGGAATACAACGACATTGCTGAGTTCTACATGGATAATATGGACAACACAGAAGGCGCGGGTCTTGGTATTGCTCTGATTATGATTCTCATGAAGAACGAACAGCTCGACCCAAATCTATTTAGAATTGTGACTAAACCCACAGAAACGATTGCTAGAATTGAGATACCCTTTAATTCTGACTATGTATCTTTCAGAAATAAAGGAGCTTAA
- a CDS encoding SDR family NAD(P)-dependent oxidoreductase yields the protein MEVKGKTVLITGSASGLGKSMALGFGKLGANVIVSDIKQDQIDVVVNEIKSSGGNAFGIPGDVSNEADATNLMSEAVAKTGSLDVAILNAGILRDGLLVRVDKETGNVKGKMSIEQWQAVINVNLTGVFLTGREAAVQMINSKKGGVIIPISSVAMHGNPGQSNYSAAKAGVAAMTKLWAHELKNYKIRVAGIAPGFIATEMVLKDMNPAALDKWKALIPIGRLGEPDEIFKTAQFIVENELIDGFVIEASGGIKI from the coding sequence ATGGAAGTAAAAGGTAAAACTGTTCTTATAACAGGCTCAGCAAGTGGACTTGGCAAATCAATGGCACTCGGTTTTGGAAAACTCGGGGCTAATGTAATCGTATCCGATATCAAACAAGATCAAATCGACGTAGTAGTAAACGAAATCAAATCTTCAGGCGGAAATGCATTCGGTATTCCGGGTGACGTTTCCAATGAAGCAGATGCAACTAATTTAATGTCAGAAGCAGTCGCAAAGACAGGCTCACTTGACGTAGCTATTCTAAATGCAGGAATTCTTCGCGATGGACTACTAGTTCGAGTAGACAAAGAAACTGGAAATGTAAAAGGCAAAATGTCTATTGAACAATGGCAGGCTGTAATCAATGTTAACCTCACAGGTGTATTCTTAACCGGTCGTGAAGCAGCAGTGCAAATGATTAACTCAAAGAAAGGTGGAGTCATCATTCCTATTTCTTCTGTCGCAATGCATGGCAATCCAGGACAAAGCAATTACTCTGCCGCAAAAGCAGGTGTAGCCGCTATGACTAAACTCTGGGCACACGAACTAAAGAACTATAAAATCCGCGTTGCCGGAATCGCACCTGGCTTTATTGCAACCGAGATGGTTTTAAAGGACATGAATCCCGCTGCTCTAGACAAATGGAAAGCGTTAATTCCAATTGGAAGACTAGGCGAGCCAGATGAAATCTTCAAGACCGCACAGTTCATCGTCGAAAACGAACTCATCGACGGTTTCGTAATAGAAGCCTCCGGCGGAATTAAAATTTAA